The following are from one region of the Noviherbaspirillum sedimenti genome:
- a CDS encoding electron transfer flavoprotein subunit alpha/FixB family protein — protein MTALVIAEHDNATLKGSTAHTVTAAAACGGDVHVLIVGHNCGAAAAAAAKLVGVGKVLVADAAHFADGLAENVAAQVLALAKDYSHILAPATAYGKNIAPRVAAKLDVGQISEITKVDAPDTFERPIYAGNAIATVQSIDPIKVITVRTTGFDAAAEGGSAAVETLPAVADFGKSAFVSREVAKSDRPELTAAKVIVSGGRGMGSGESFKILEPLADKLNAAMGASRAAVDAGYVPNDWQVGQTGKIVAPQLYIAVGISGAIQHLAGMKDSKVIVAINKDAEAPIFSVADYGIVGDLFDIVPQLVKDLG, from the coding sequence ATGACCGCACTCGTCATTGCCGAACACGACAACGCTACCCTCAAGGGCAGCACTGCACACACCGTCACCGCTGCCGCCGCCTGCGGCGGTGACGTCCACGTCCTCATCGTCGGCCACAACTGCGGCGCGGCTGCCGCAGCCGCAGCGAAGCTGGTGGGTGTTGGCAAAGTGCTGGTGGCCGATGCCGCGCATTTTGCCGATGGCCTGGCCGAGAATGTCGCGGCGCAGGTGCTGGCGCTGGCGAAGGACTACTCGCACATCCTCGCCCCCGCCACCGCCTATGGCAAGAACATTGCCCCGCGCGTGGCCGCGAAACTGGATGTCGGCCAGATTTCCGAAATCACCAAGGTCGATGCCCCCGACACCTTCGAGCGGCCGATCTATGCCGGCAATGCCATTGCCACGGTGCAATCCATTGATCCGATCAAGGTCATTACCGTACGCACCACCGGCTTTGACGCGGCTGCCGAGGGCGGTTCCGCTGCAGTGGAAACCCTTCCTGCCGTCGCCGATTTCGGCAAGTCGGCCTTCGTCTCGCGCGAAGTGGCGAAATCCGACCGTCCGGAACTGACTGCCGCCAAGGTGATCGTCTCGGGCGGGCGCGGCATGGGTTCGGGCGAAAGCTTCAAGATCCTCGAACCGCTGGCCGACAAGCTCAATGCCGCCATGGGCGCTTCGCGCGCCGCGGTGGATGCGGGTTACGTGCCGAATGACTGGCAAGTGGGGCAGACCGGCAAGATCGTTGCGCCCCAGCTGTATATCGCGGTGGGTATTTCCGGCGCCATCCAGCATCTGGCCGGCATGAAGGATTCAAAGGTGATCGTGGCGATCAACAAGGATGCCGAAGCGCCGATCTTCAGCGTGGCCGATTACGGCATCGTCGGCGACCTGTTCGACATCGTGCCGCAACTGGTCAAGGATCTCGGTTAA